The following coding sequences are from one Rutidosis leptorrhynchoides isolate AG116_Rl617_1_P2 chromosome 11, CSIRO_AGI_Rlap_v1, whole genome shotgun sequence window:
- the LOC139874255 gene encoding splicing factor-like protein 1 isoform X2: MEISKILQSGQLLDDRPEGSANRSPSPDPVYDNLGTRINTREYRARERLNRERQDIISQIIKRNPAFKPPADYRPPKLYKKLYIPMKEYPGYNFIGLIIGPRGNTQKRMEKETGAKIVIRGKGSVKEGRFGQKRDLKFDPSENEDLHVLVEAETQEGLDAAAGMVEKLLHPVDEGLNEHKRQQLRELAALNGTIRDDEFCRLCGEPGHRQFACPSRLSTFKSDVLCKICGDGGHPTIDCPVKGTSGKKMDDEYKNFLAELGGTLPEGVTTKQTTPLPIMDASGTSSVGSSNPPWAASSSINGTSAHPGLGSTASKIGGGFGIGFGKEIDDTNLYIGYLPPTLEDDALIRLFSPFGEIVMAKVIKDRDTGLSKGYGFVKYSDISQANQAIASMNGYRLDGRAIAVRIAGKPPQPPTVPPGPPPPPPAAAAAPPPMYHPRGGYPSQQQQMTSSGGSYITAPVPWGPPPPFYTSYAPPPPPPGSNIPPPGSNMHSSYLPDQHYGTQYPSSLNTTTATETQQSYTGTHSTSHNQSAYPSAYSAYYNVPPPPPPPPASQSAAVDQQSFASAPWSSNPPPPAESTHQTAYGTDPEYDKFMAEMK; this comes from the coding sequence ATGGAAATCAGTAAAATTCTTCAATCTGGTCAGCTATTAGACGATCGTCCCGAAGGTTCTGCTAATCGGTCTCCTTCACCTGATCCTGTTTATGATAATCTTGGTACCAGAATTAATACCAGAGAATACAGGGCTAGAGAAAGGCTTAACCGTGAGAGACAAGACATCATCTCCCAGATTATTAAAAGAAACCCTGCTTTTAAACCCCCTGCTGATTACAGACCACCTAAGCTTTACAAGAAACTGTATATCCCTATGAAAGAGTATCCTGGTTACAATTTTATCGGACTTATAATCGGCCCTCGTGGTAATACTCAGAAGAGGATGGAGAAGGAAACCGGTGCTAAGATTGTTATTCGTGGTAAAGGTTCTGTGAAAGAAGGTCGGTTTGGTCAAAAACGTGATTTAAAGTTCGATCCTTCTGAAAACGAAGACTTACATGTACTAGTTGAAGCTGAGACTCAGGAAGGACTTGATGCTGCTGCTGGGATGGTTGAAAAGCTATTGCATCCTGTTGATGAAGGTTTGAATGAACATAAAAGACAGCAGCTTAGAGAGCTTGCAGCTCTTAATGGAACTATAAGAGATGATGAGTTTTGTAGATTATGTGGTGAACCTGGACATCGTCAATTTGCTTGCCCATCTCGATTGTCCACTTTTAAGAGTGATGTTTTGTGTAAAATATGTGGTGATGGTGGACACCCGACTATTGATTGTCCTGTCAAAGGTACTTCAGGTAAGAAAATGGATGATGAGTATAAGAATTTCTTGGCAGAACTTGGTGGGACCCTTCCAGAGGGTGTAACCACCAAGCAAACGACACCATTGCCAATAATGGATGCTAGTGGTACTTCATCAGTAGGAAGTAGTAATCCACCATGGGCAGCTTCTTCTTCTATAAACGGAACATCAGCACATCCTGGTCTAGGAAGCACTGCATCAAAAATCGGGGGTGGATTTGGTATTGGATTTGGTAAGGAGATTGATGATACAAATTTATACATTGGGTATTTGCCGCCCACATTGGAAGATGATGCTCTTATTAGATTATTTTCACCTTTTGGAGAAATAGTAATGGCAAAGGTGATTAAAGATAGGGATACTGGACTGAGTAAAGGTTATGGATTTGTTAAATATTCAGATATATCTCAGGCTAATCAAGCGATTGCTAGTATGAATGGCTATCGTTTAGATGGAAGGGCGATTGCGGTAAGAATTGCAGGAAAGCCACCTCAACCTCCTACTGTCCCACCCGGTCCTCCTCCTCCACCTCCTGCCGCCGCCGCTGCACCGCCACCAATGTATCATCCTCGTGGCGGATATCCGTCTCAGCAGCAGCAGATGACATCATCGGGTGGAAGCTATATTACAGCACCAGTTCCGTGGGGACCACCACCTCCTTTTTACACTTCCTATGCTCCACCTCCACCTCCTCCTGGGTCAAACATACCTCCTCCTGGGTCAAACATGCATTCATCTTACCTACCGGATCAACATTACGGTACTCAATATCCTTCTTCTCTGAACACTACTACAGCTACTGAAACCCAACAAAGCTATACAGGTACACATTCTACATCACACAATCAAAGTGCATATCCTTCAGCTTACTCTGCTTATTACAATgtacctccaccaccaccaccaccgcctgcGTCACAGTCTGCAGCGGTTGATCAGCAAAGTTTTGCAAGTGCACCCTGGTCTTCAAATCCACCCCCACCTGCTGAGTCAACTCACCAAACAGCTTATGGGACAGACCCCGAGTATGACAAGTTTATGGCTGAGATGAAATGA
- the LOC139874255 gene encoding splicing factor-like protein 1 isoform X1, giving the protein MDPLPSSETLASSDYTNQQQQQPPTDSDKFPPQPQTLDPNPVVDTSENGTEKDNSDTTIKRRRRSRWDPPTDTNGGDENKKRKSRWAAEEPPKTGAAGMLGFQLPDFMKDFTDMDPEIQALNARLMEISKILQSGQLLDDRPEGSANRSPSPDPVYDNLGTRINTREYRARERLNRERQDIISQIIKRNPAFKPPADYRPPKLYKKLYIPMKEYPGYNFIGLIIGPRGNTQKRMEKETGAKIVIRGKGSVKEGRFGQKRDLKFDPSENEDLHVLVEAETQEGLDAAAGMVEKLLHPVDEGLNEHKRQQLRELAALNGTIRDDEFCRLCGEPGHRQFACPSRLSTFKSDVLCKICGDGGHPTIDCPVKGTSGKKMDDEYKNFLAELGGTLPEGVTTKQTTPLPIMDASGTSSVGSSNPPWAASSSINGTSAHPGLGSTASKIGGGFGIGFGKEIDDTNLYIGYLPPTLEDDALIRLFSPFGEIVMAKVIKDRDTGLSKGYGFVKYSDISQANQAIASMNGYRLDGRAIAVRIAGKPPQPPTVPPGPPPPPPAAAAAPPPMYHPRGGYPSQQQQMTSSGGSYITAPVPWGPPPPFYTSYAPPPPPPGSNIPPPGSNMHSSYLPDQHYGTQYPSSLNTTTATETQQSYTGTHSTSHNQSAYPSAYSAYYNVPPPPPPPPASQSAAVDQQSFASAPWSSNPPPPAESTHQTAYGTDPEYDKFMAEMK; this is encoded by the coding sequence ATGGATCCTCTTCCTTCCTCTGAAACCCTAGCTTCCTCCGATTACactaatcaacaacaacaacaaccgcccaCCGATTCTGACAAATTTCCTCCTCAACCACAAACCCTAGATCCTAATccagttgttgatacatctgagaATGGTACGGAAAAAGATAACTCGGACACAACGATCAAGAGGCGTAGGCGGAGTAGGTGGGACCCTCCTACCGATACTAATGGCGGAGATGAGAATAAGAAGAGGAAGTCTCGTTGGGCAGCTGAAGAGCCTCCTAAAACAGGTGCAGCAGGTATGTTAGGGTTTCAATTGCCTGATTTTATGAAGGATTTCACGGATATGGATCCTGAAATTCAAGCACTTAATGCTAGGTTAATGGAAATCAGTAAAATTCTTCAATCTGGTCAGCTATTAGACGATCGTCCCGAAGGTTCTGCTAATCGGTCTCCTTCACCTGATCCTGTTTATGATAATCTTGGTACCAGAATTAATACCAGAGAATACAGGGCTAGAGAAAGGCTTAACCGTGAGAGACAAGACATCATCTCCCAGATTATTAAAAGAAACCCTGCTTTTAAACCCCCTGCTGATTACAGACCACCTAAGCTTTACAAGAAACTGTATATCCCTATGAAAGAGTATCCTGGTTACAATTTTATCGGACTTATAATCGGCCCTCGTGGTAATACTCAGAAGAGGATGGAGAAGGAAACCGGTGCTAAGATTGTTATTCGTGGTAAAGGTTCTGTGAAAGAAGGTCGGTTTGGTCAAAAACGTGATTTAAAGTTCGATCCTTCTGAAAACGAAGACTTACATGTACTAGTTGAAGCTGAGACTCAGGAAGGACTTGATGCTGCTGCTGGGATGGTTGAAAAGCTATTGCATCCTGTTGATGAAGGTTTGAATGAACATAAAAGACAGCAGCTTAGAGAGCTTGCAGCTCTTAATGGAACTATAAGAGATGATGAGTTTTGTAGATTATGTGGTGAACCTGGACATCGTCAATTTGCTTGCCCATCTCGATTGTCCACTTTTAAGAGTGATGTTTTGTGTAAAATATGTGGTGATGGTGGACACCCGACTATTGATTGTCCTGTCAAAGGTACTTCAGGTAAGAAAATGGATGATGAGTATAAGAATTTCTTGGCAGAACTTGGTGGGACCCTTCCAGAGGGTGTAACCACCAAGCAAACGACACCATTGCCAATAATGGATGCTAGTGGTACTTCATCAGTAGGAAGTAGTAATCCACCATGGGCAGCTTCTTCTTCTATAAACGGAACATCAGCACATCCTGGTCTAGGAAGCACTGCATCAAAAATCGGGGGTGGATTTGGTATTGGATTTGGTAAGGAGATTGATGATACAAATTTATACATTGGGTATTTGCCGCCCACATTGGAAGATGATGCTCTTATTAGATTATTTTCACCTTTTGGAGAAATAGTAATGGCAAAGGTGATTAAAGATAGGGATACTGGACTGAGTAAAGGTTATGGATTTGTTAAATATTCAGATATATCTCAGGCTAATCAAGCGATTGCTAGTATGAATGGCTATCGTTTAGATGGAAGGGCGATTGCGGTAAGAATTGCAGGAAAGCCACCTCAACCTCCTACTGTCCCACCCGGTCCTCCTCCTCCACCTCCTGCCGCCGCCGCTGCACCGCCACCAATGTATCATCCTCGTGGCGGATATCCGTCTCAGCAGCAGCAGATGACATCATCGGGTGGAAGCTATATTACAGCACCAGTTCCGTGGGGACCACCACCTCCTTTTTACACTTCCTATGCTCCACCTCCACCTCCTCCTGGGTCAAACATACCTCCTCCTGGGTCAAACATGCATTCATCTTACCTACCGGATCAACATTACGGTACTCAATATCCTTCTTCTCTGAACACTACTACAGCTACTGAAACCCAACAAAGCTATACAGGTACACATTCTACATCACACAATCAAAGTGCATATCCTTCAGCTTACTCTGCTTATTACAATgtacctccaccaccaccaccaccgcctgcGTCACAGTCTGCAGCGGTTGATCAGCAAAGTTTTGCAAGTGCACCCTGGTCTTCAAATCCACCCCCACCTGCTGAGTCAACTCACCAAACAGCTTATGGGACAGACCCCGAGTATGACAAGTTTATGGCTGAGATGAAATGA